Genomic segment of Longimicrobium sp.:
GCCAGGACGCCGGCGCGGTCGCACGACAGCTCGGCCTTGCGGCTCCACTCGAGCAGCGCCAGCAGGATGGGGATGGCGGCGAGCCCCAGGATGGAGAACTGGCTGCTGGCCAGGCGCAGCAGCAGCACGAGCAGGGTGGTGTACATGGCGTGGCCGCTCATCACGTGCCCCAGCTCGTGCCCCATCACGAAGCGGATCTCGTCGTCGGCGAAGTCGCGCACCATCTCGGAGTGCAGGATCACGAAGGGCTGGTCGATCCCCAGCGCCATCGCGTTGTAGGTGGGGTTCTGGGTGACGTACAGCGCGTACTGCTCGGGGGCGTCGAGGGTGCGCATGACCTCGCCCCACATCTGGTGCAGCTTCGGGTGCTGCGTGGGCGTGACGCGCACCGCGCTGGAGAGGAAGAGGAGCCGCACCCCCCTCTCGCCGCCCAGCAGGCCCAGCACCTTGCGCAGGACCTCGTCGAAGCCGGTGATCTTGCGCAGGGCGTTGAGCGCGGCGCGGTCGGCGGGGTGCTCCCAGCTACGCGGGTCGATGCCGGTGAGGATGCGGGTGGCGCGGGCTTCGTCTGCCATCGGGACGGCCTTTGGGTGGAATCGGGGGGATGCAGGGCGCGCCGGCGGCGCGGCGCGGGAATGCGGCGGCTGGTACGCCGCGCCCGGGCGCGGGGTTTCAGGAAACTTCGGGCGCGGGAGCGGGTAAACGCAAGGACTACAGATGAATGGCGCCGCCCTACCGCGCGCCGCGGAGCGTGCTTAGATTGCCGCTCCGTTCCCGGCGTCTTCCCCGCGCCGCCCTCGTGCGGCGCTCCCGCGACACGTTTTTCCCTTTGCAACCGGAGGCTCGCCCATGCGCC
This window contains:
- a CDS encoding M48 family metallopeptidase, with amino-acid sequence MADEARATRILTGIDPRSWEHPADRAALNALRKITGFDEVLRKVLGLLGGERGVRLLFLSSAVRVTPTQHPKLHQMWGEVMRTLDAPEQYALYVTQNPTYNAMALGIDQPFVILHSEMVRDFADDEIRFVMGHELGHVMSGHAMYTTLLVLLLRLASSQFSILGLAAIPILLALLEWSRKAELSCDRAGVLAVQEPDPGMRTMLKFAGGAFTESNLADFIQQAEEYRAAGDLADQVYKVLNVLWVTHPFPVVRVAEMRNWFESGAYERILAGEYHRRGEGGGRYSEDVAEAARTYRESAKETFGQAADAARRVVDSFRSGFGRQ